Proteins from a single region of Candidatus Komeilibacteria bacterium CG_4_10_14_0_2_um_filter_37_10:
- the raiA gene encoding ribosomal subunit interface protein: MQVILKLTNLDLTMEQKSYVENKILALAKYYPQIVEARVEIEKLEKHHSGNTTRCEVNISIPGKLIRVERTTTDWTKAINKAKDHLKVILSRTKEKRTKKR, encoded by the coding sequence ATGCAAGTCATTCTAAAATTAACTAATTTGGATTTAACGATGGAGCAGAAATCTTATGTCGAAAATAAGATTTTAGCACTGGCCAAGTACTACCCCCAGATTGTAGAAGCCCGAGTGGAGATTGAGAAGCTAGAAAAGCATCACAGCGGCAATACGACACGTTGTGAAGTAAATATTTCTATTCCCGGTAAATTGATTAGAGTAGAGCGCACAACTACCGATTGGACTAAGGCGATTAATAAGGCTAAAGATCATTTGAAAGTTATTTTATCCCGAACTAAAGAAAAAAGAACTAAGAAGAGATAA
- a CDS encoding cob(I)yrinic acid a,c-diamide adenosyltransferase, which translates to MKNKVGRIQVYTGDGKGKTTAALGLALRARGRGWRVAIIFFDKGGNHYGEREMLAQVGIDFWVTGLLRFDELKKKFRFGVTAADQMEGIKGLDLVRAIFQKNNYDLLILDEINSSLCLGIVEQNKFISLLGQKPQSLELVLTGRQANEKILKLADLVTEMQPRKHYFNQGQLARAGVEY; encoded by the coding sequence GTGAAAAATAAAGTTGGTCGCATCCAAGTTTATACTGGCGATGGTAAGGGCAAAACAACTGCTGCTTTGGGTTTGGCTTTGCGAGCTCGTGGGCGCGGGTGGCGCGTGGCGATTATCTTTTTTGATAAAGGTGGTAATCATTATGGTGAGCGTGAAATGTTAGCGCAAGTAGGTATTGATTTTTGGGTTACTGGTTTATTGCGCTTTGATGAGCTGAAGAAAAAATTTCGTTTTGGTGTGACGGCAGCAGATCAAATGGAAGGAATAAAGGGTTTGGATTTAGTCAGGGCAATCTTTCAAAAGAATAATTATGACCTTTTAATTCTGGATGAAATTAACAGCTCCTTGTGTTTAGGTATAGTTGAGCAAAATAAATTTATCTCTTTACTGGGTCAAAAACCGCAGTCTTTAGAACTGGTCTTGACGGGACGGCAGGCAAATGAGAAAATATTAAAGTTAGCTGATCTAGTTACGGAAATGCAGCCACGTAAACACTACTTTAACCAAGGTCAATTAGCTCGTGCTGGTGTTGAATATTAA